One Denticeps clupeoides chromosome 12, fDenClu1.1, whole genome shotgun sequence genomic window carries:
- the dhrs3b gene encoding short-chain dehydrogenase/reductase 3b, translated as MDPKTLGCLLLFPIQMLYCIVRATVSCLLPARRKSLAADTVLITGGGRGIGRHLAREFAKQGAKKVILWGRTEKCLKDTCEEISRSGTECHYFICDVANREEVYRQAKVVREKVGDVTILVNNAAVVHGKSLMDSDDDALLKSQHINTLGQFWTTKAFLPRMLELCNGHVVCINSILSQSPIPGTIDYCTSKASSLAFMESLTLGLLDCPGVSCTTVLPFHTNTDMFQGMKVRFPQLFPPLKPEVVAQRTVDAVRTNTTFVYLPWSMRALVILKSFLPQAALEEIHKFSGCYTCMNTFKGRT; from the exons ATGGACCCGAAGACGCTGGGCTGCCTGCTCCTCTTCCCCATCCAGATGCTCTACTGCATCGTCCGGGCGACCGTGAGCTGCCTGCTGCCGGCCCGGAGGAAGAGTCTGGCCGCCGACACCGTGCTGATCACCGGCGGCGGACGGGGCATCGGTCGCCACCTGGCCAGGGAGTTCGCCAAGCAGGGGGCCAAGAAA GTGATCTTGTGGGGCCGCACGGAAAAGTGCCTGAAGGACACGTGTGAGGAGATCTCCAGGTCTGGCACCGAGTGCCACTACTTCATTTGTGACGTGGCCAACCGGGAGGAGGTGTACAGACAAGCCAAGGTGGTCAGAGAAAAG GTCGGGGACGTCACCATCCTCGTTAATAACGCTGCTGTGGTCCATGGGAAAAGTTTGATGGACAGCGACGATGACGCCCTGCTCAAGTCCCAGCACATCAACACACTGGGCCAGTTTTGG ACTACAAAGGCCTTTCTGCCCCGTATGCTGGAGCTGTGTAACGGCCACGTCGTCTGCATCAACTCCATCCTGTCACAGTCGCCCATCCCGGGAACCATCGACTACTGCACGTCAAAGGCCTCCTCCTTGGCCTTTATGGAGAGCCTCACGCTGGGCTTGTTGGACTGTCCAGGAGTGAGCTGCACCACCGTGCTCCCCTTCCACACCAACACAGACATGTTCCAGGGCATGAAAGTCAG GTTTCCGCAGCTCTTCCCACCCCTCAAACCTgaagtggtggcccagcggacAGTAGATGCTGTAAGGACCAACACCACCTTCGTGTACTTGCCGTGGTCAATGCGTGCTCTCGTTATTCTCAAAAG CTTCTTGCCACAGGCGGCTCTTGAAGAAATCCATAAATTCTCTGGGTGCTACACCTGCATGAACACCTTCAAAGGACGGACATAA